From a single Terriglobales bacterium genomic region:
- a CDS encoding tetratricopeptide repeat protein, with the protein MAAFPAAAQTFEIGGKSTSAGEKKKTPAGKKSKGGSSAAPSSGLGWGASIDVTRDARAAEQAIKRGNTAQAAMYAERAVKKAPQNPRLWFLLGYTSRLAGRYGQSVQSYQKGLSMEGRSAEGLSGLAQTYAKMGRRDEAKRLLTQAIAAAPKNITNYLVLGEMQIQSGEFQTGLNTLQRAEAMKPSSHTELLMAVAYMKLKQMDRAKAMLAKAKARDPKNVQIFRAVANFQREEKDYNAAIATLKSAPRMTPELLGDLGFTYEMAGNLKESAACYQ; encoded by the coding sequence TTGGCTGCGTTCCCCGCCGCGGCCCAGACCTTCGAGATCGGCGGCAAGTCCACCTCCGCCGGCGAGAAGAAGAAGACGCCTGCCGGTAAGAAGTCCAAGGGCGGCTCCTCCGCCGCGCCTTCCTCCGGCCTGGGCTGGGGCGCCTCCATCGACGTCACGCGCGACGCCCGCGCCGCCGAGCAGGCCATCAAGCGCGGCAACACCGCGCAGGCCGCCATGTACGCCGAACGCGCCGTCAAGAAGGCGCCGCAGAACCCGCGCCTCTGGTTCCTGCTGGGCTACACCTCCCGCCTCGCCGGCCGTTACGGCCAGTCCGTCCAGTCCTACCAGAAGGGCCTCTCCATGGAGGGCCGCTCCGCCGAAGGTCTCTCCGGTCTTGCTCAGACTTACGCCAAGATGGGCCGCCGCGACGAAGCCAAGCGGCTGCTGACGCAGGCCATCGCCGCCGCTCCCAAGAACATCACGAACTACCTTGTCCTGGGCGAGATGCAGATCCAGTCCGGCGAGTTCCAGACCGGCCTCAACACCTTGCAGCGCGCCGAAGCCATGAAGCCTTCCTCGCACACCGAGCTGCTGATGGCCGTCGCGTACATGAAGCTCAAGCAGATGGACCGCGCCAAGGCCATGCTCGCCAAGGCCAAGGCGCGCGACCCCAAGAACGTGCAGATCTTCCGCGCGGTCGCCAACTTCCAGCGTGAAGAGAAGGATTACAACGCCGCCATCGCGACCTTGAAGTCCGCGCCCCGCATGACTCCCGAACTGCTCGGCGACCTCGGCTTCACCTACGAGATGGCCGGCAACCTGAAGGAATCGGCGGCCTGCTACCAG